A stretch of Cucumis sativus cultivar 9930 chromosome 2, Cucumber_9930_V3, whole genome shotgun sequence DNA encodes these proteins:
- the LOC101211247 gene encoding heat stress transcription factor C-1, whose translation MESNQQNDAVAPFVMKTYEMVNDPSTDDLIGWSKGNNSFVVADPLELSRRILPSYFKHNNFSSFVRQLNTYGFKKVDPDQWEFASQWFLRGQKHLLKNICRRRHSRNSYFQTKYADDDGELAIEISKLKREQRALELEVESMNKRIEATEKRPQQMMAFLYKIMDNPEILPRIIIQNHRVRRQLPSKRRRVVMPPPPSPTTVKVDKIPDDDSSPETGVFVDNASLSSPETTLWWDGAASAPVSSPLTSDSGGGLSDYISLSPPESDVSMYGIGGVGDCYMAELVAGGGSRPPPPYPFSLFSGGF comes from the exons ATGGAGTCGAACCAACAAAACGACGCCGTTGCGCCGTTCGTTATGAAGACTTACGAGATGGTCAATGATCCATCGACCGACGATTTAATCGGCTGGAGCAAAGGCAATAACAGCTTCGTCGTTGCCGATCCTTTGGAACTCTCTCGCCGAATTCTTCCTTCTTACTTCAAACACAACAATTTCTCCAGTTTTGTTCGTCAACTCAACACTTAC GGATTCAAGAAGGTGGATCCAGATCAATGGGAATTTGCAAGCCAATGGTTTCTCCGAGGTCAGAAACATTTACTAAAGAACATCTGTAGAAGAAGACACAGTCgaaattcatattttcaaacGAAATACGCAGACGATGATGGAGAATTAGCCATCGAAATTTCCAAACTCAAACGAGAACAGAGAGCTTTAGAACTCGAAGTTGAATCAATGAATAAACGAATCGAAGCCACTGAAAAACGCCCCCAACAAATGATGGCTTTTCTCTACAAAATCATGGACAATCCCGAAATTCTTCCCAGAATCATCATCCAAAACCACCGCGTACGCCGCCAATTGCCTAGCAAGCGGCGGCGCGTAGTGATGCCGCCGCCGCCGTCTCCCACTACAGTCAAAGTCGACAAAATTCCGGACGATGATTCTTCACCGGAGACCGGTGTTTTTGTCGATAATGCCTCTTTGTCGTCGCCGGAGACGACCTTGTGGTGGGACGGCGCCGCTTCCGCCCCCGTTTCAAGTCCGTTGACGTCCGACTCTGGCGGTGGATTGAGTGATTACATATCGCTGTCACCACCGGAAAGTGATGTGTCTATGTACGGAATCGGTGGCGTCGGAGATTGTTACATGGCGGAGCTGGTGGCCGGAGGAGGGTCACGTCCGCCTCCGCCTTATCCATTTTCGCTGTTTAGTGGTGGCTTTTAG